Proteins from a single region of Sesamum indicum cultivar Zhongzhi No. 13 linkage group LG5, S_indicum_v1.0, whole genome shotgun sequence:
- the LOC105162969 gene encoding proteoglycan 4 yields the protein MALYDHARCLSFFFLLLITLSSFQAQARHLLEASAALPDLPKPQIPALPKPELPTLPKPELPTLPKPELPTLPKPELPTLPKPELPTKPELPTLPKPEMPTLPKPELPTKPELPTVPKPEMPTLPKPELPTKPELPTQEKAELPPLTKPEIPELPKPEIPELPKPVISELPKPEIPELPKPELPTLPKPEIPELPKPELPTLPKPEIPELPKPELPTLPKPELPTLPKPEVPKYP from the coding sequence ATGGCATTATACGATCATGCCCGCTGCctctccttcttcttcttgttgcTCATAACTCTCTCATCTTTTCAGGCCCAGGCCCGCCACCTCCTAGAGGCGTCCGCGGCATTGCCTGACCTTCCCAAGCCCCAAATTCCAGCTTTACCTAAACCTGAGCTACCCACACTTCCCAAGCCTGAGCTACCCACACTTCCTAAACCTGAGCTTCCAACGTTGCCTAAGCCTGAGCTGCCCACGTTGCCAAAACCCGAACTTCCAACCAAGCCCGAGCTGCCAACATTGCCTAAGCCCGAAATGCCAACCCTGCCGAAACCGGAGCTTCCAACTAAGCCCGAGCTGCCGACGGTGCCTAAGCCCGAAATGCCAACCCTGCCGAAACCGGAGCTTCCAACTAAGCCCGAGCTGCCAACGCAAGAAAAGGCTGAGCTGCCACCATTAACAAAGCCCGAGATCCCAGAATTGCCGAAACCTGAGATCCCAGAACTGCCGAAGCCCGTGATCTCAGAATTGCCAAAGCCCGAGATCCCTGAATTGCCGAAACCAGAGCTCCCAACGTTGCCGAAGCCCGAGATACCGGAACTGCCGAAACCAGAGCTGCCAACGTTGCCGAAGCCCGAGATACCGGAACTGCCGAAACCAGAGCTGCCAACGTTGCCGAAACCCGAGCTGCCAACCCTCCCGAAGCCCGAAGTGCCGAAATATCCTTGA